A window of the Henckelia pumila isolate YLH828 chromosome 3, ASM3356847v2, whole genome shotgun sequence genome harbors these coding sequences:
- the LOC140893345 gene encoding UPF0496 protein At3g49070: protein MKTRLRVIIRKLFVCGAAQIDDPDPINVDLREEYANAFRTESYNEFWIRVLSLNKGDHHHLTTLPSVGSTTADRLPSYRMFVEQLLDPDQPAVSQILGLAQTRKDNFSLYFSVTANASHLCGLLLKDLDYIRKEYQSIKKGPSLKTNQFARSNPFGPSAPSPKHFRVVQAECSSLLTQLESRRNETQSKIWLKKLKYGSAVTIVTLTASLIVIVVAAHAFGMLVAAPGIIAASYELISTVKLSKLSKLSAQLDIAAKGTYILIRELDTISRLVARLNNELEHVDASMRLWLERGNVRLQASGELVSQLQKNEQIFIEQMDELEEHLYLGFMTINRVRNLVIQEILKMEP, encoded by the exons atgaagaccAGACTTCGTGTTATCATCAGAAAGTTGTTTGTCTGCGGAG CGGCCCAAATAGATGATCCGGATCCGATAAATGTGGATCTTCGAGAAGAGTATGCTAATGCCTTTCGAACCGAATCATACAAtgaattttggatacgggtccTATCTTTGAACAAAGGAGATCATCATCATCTCACTACCCTTCCTAGTGTGGGCTCTACTACAGCGGATCGACTTCCTTCTTATCGGATGTTCGTGGAGCAACTCTTGGATCCGGATCAACCCGCTGTCTCTCAAATTTTGGGCCTGGCCCAAACCCGTAAAGACAATTTCTCCCTCTATTTTTCCGTCACAGCTAATGCTTCTCATTTGTGTGGGCTACTCCTTAAAGACCTGGACTATATACGAAAGGAATACCAATCCATTAAAAAAGGGCCTAGCCTGAAAACAAACCAGTTCGCAAGATCCAATCCGTTCGGGCCATCAGCTCCATCTCCGAAACATTTTCGAGTCGTGCAAGCCGAGTGCTCCAGCCTGCTCACACAGCTCGAGTCAAGACGCAACGAGACACAGTCCAAAATTTGGCTCAAGAAACTTAAATATGGCTCGGCTGTTACAATCGTGACTCTCACGGCTTCGCTAATTGTGATCGTCGTGGCGGCTCATGCGTTTGGAATGTTAGTGGCTGCTCCTGGAATTATAGCTGCCTCCTATGAGCTGATTTCAACTGTCAAGCTGTCTAAGTTGTCTAAGTTGTCAGCTCAGCTCGACATTGCGGCTAAAGGGACTTATATACTGATTCGGGAACTGGACACCATCAGCCGGCTTGTGGCTCGGCTAAATAATGAGCTGGAACACGTGGATGCTTCGATGCGACTTTGGCTCGAAAGAGGGAACGTTCGGCTCCAAGCTAGTGGAGAACTGGTGAGCCAGCTGCAAAAAAATGAACAGATTTTCATCGAGCAAATGGATGAATTGGAAGAACATTTATACTTAGGTTTCATGACTATCAATAGGGTTAGAAATCTAGTGATTCAAGAAATTTTGAAGATGGAACCATGA